AAGTGATCTCTCTGAGACGTATAAGGGGTCTGGTATGTTTTGTTTCATATCTGAAAGTATTAACAATCTGGTAAATTTTCATTGGGAGGTCTGCATGTGAACGTACCCATATTCTGTACATTGGATAAATGGCAGTTTCACTTGTAGGACGCAGTGCCAGATTTACTTCAAGCGGGCTGGTTCCCCCGTTTGTGACCCAGTAGACTTCATCTTCAAATCCCTTTATGTGTTCTGCTTCCTTCATGAACTCATTTTCTGGAATCAGCAATGGAAATAGTGCTTCCTGATGTTCTCTGTCAAGCAATTCCCTCATTATATTATAGACCCTTTTTCTGATGGAGAAACCAAAAGGGAACCAGACATAAAGCCCTTTTACGGGGTAGCGTACATCCATTATCTCTGCTACGCTCAGTATCTCATTGTACCATTCACTGAATTTTTTTTTTCAGGAAGAGATTTTTCTTTTTCTGCTTCTCCCATACTGCCACCATTATCTATTTAAAATATGTTCTAATCGTTCTTAATTGAAGCATCATGTACTGTGTGCTTGTTAAATTTTTGATCTGGACCTCTGACGCCCTCTTAAGATAAAGTGCACTGATCATCAATGCTTCATCTTACCTTTTGGAAATAATTTCTGAAGAATTTGCATCATATATAAACATACCTGTACTTAGATGCTTGGACTCTTCTTCACTGAGATGCCTGGAGGTCGCTTTATCTGAAATAATAGCACTATTACCAAGGGGATCATCGATTATCAGTGTAAGTTTTCTTTTTCCCTCAATGGTATCTTCCAGGCACTTTTTTATATGACGGCCTTTTGAAGATTTTGCTTCATCATCTTCAAACCACCTTATTGCACTTTCAACTGCTTCTTTTGCCCTTAACAGTACTCCTTCGACGTTTGTTACATAAGCTTCCGAAGCAGATCCGGGTTCCACATCTATACCCAGTTCAGGTATTCGGATGGTTCCTGAAATTGACCGTACAACCCTTGCATTAAGATCATTGATATTATCAATATTTATTTCATAACGCATTGGTTCTTTTTGAGTTAGGATCATTGTGTCTGCAAATCTAAAACCGCATGTACACCTGGCAGATACATACATTACCTCGCCAAAATAGGGGATGTTGTCTCCTTGCCAGTGTGCAGTAAGCTCCTTTTTGCAGAGAGGACAATTGATCTCTGTATCAAACCCCTCAGATGTATTGCATTTAGAAAGATTTTCAGTGTTCAATATTTTGCACCAACGATCTTTGATCTATCTATTTTGATTCCTGTTGGAGTTACCAGAACCTGATCATCTCTAAGTCCTGCGATATCTCCGTTCACATCTGATACTACTTCTTTCAAATCCTTAAGTGCCCGGTCAAGAAGAAGTTTGTCACCTTTGATGTTGGATATATCAATCATCAAAATATTTCCCTCATATATTTCTTTTTTTAGAGATGGCATATCTCCGAGATTGGTAAGTTCCGCGACCCGTATATAGGTCTCTGCAGGCTCATCATCCATTACTTCTTCGTATTTGCTCAGGTCAAGTTCTGTAAAATCCTCTGAACTGGTTGCATTTTTTGAACTGCTGCCGAATAATTTGTTCATGAAATTGGTCATTATCTGCACCTTTTTATAATTTTTACTGAAATCTCATTCTATATATTTGCCCTTATAAAGCTTATGATCTAATTCTTCAGCATTGTATATTTGCGTAAAGTGGTATTTTTCTATACTTAATACTATTGCTGGCCGGTTGTATTGCGTGATCTTAATGGATCAGGCATTGATGTTCCATAGATCATCACCTACATAGTGAATTGTTTTTATTGCCTTTCCAGACCCTGCTCTCATGGATGACCCTGGTATTAGTGCATATCCAATTGCAAGTGGCTTCCTGTGGGATTCTTCTTTGATAATCACATAATCACCCTCACCTATGTTTTCATCAGCATTAACAATACCAGGGCACATAACATCTGCACCATTTATAATATGTGGGATTGCACCTTTATCAACGATAACCGTGTGTGTATCCAAACCTATTTCAAGTACGCCTCTTACAGTGGGATAGAATTTATTGCCTCTTTTAAAAAAAACGGGCTGTCATCTATAAGAATCAGCTCGGTATCATTGAAGGACGCAGTTTCAAATTTTTGGTCTTTAATACCTTCAATTTTTTCTCCAAATAGAGACCTGAATTCTTCTAGAATTTTATTTTTTGTTGATTTGCGAACCTGCACTCTGGATTTCAGCTTCAAATAACCACCTTTAGACTATATCTAAATCTAATCACTTAGACAATTATGTTACTAACCTCATTAAAGGTTTGCAAGTATATCTTTTTTGGTAACATTTTAGAAACTGATAAATATGATCTGGTTTGCAATAAACAAAAATGATTTAAACAAATTATAGTATTAGGAATACTATTAATTTTATTCATGGAGATTACCGGTAATGATACAAGAGGTCACTGATAAATACGATGCAAATGGGATTGAAGAGAAGGTTCATAAACTGTGGGATGAGAACGATACTTACTCCAAGGTGCGTGAGCACAGAACCGGGGGAAAAAATTATTTTTTGTAGACGGACCTCCCTATACTACCGGAAATATCCATCTTGGAACTGCCTGGAACAAGATTATCAAAGACTCCATTTTGCGCTATTACTCAATGAATAATCGTCATATACTTGACCGTGCAGGATGGGATATGCATGGCCTTCCAATTGAGGTCAAAGTAGAAGGCGTCCTTGGATTCAAATCTAAAAAAGATATTGAATCCTATGGAGTAGGCAATTTCATAGAAAAGTGCAAGGAATTTGCACTAAAGCAGAAAGAGGACATGACCGGACAATTCCTCACACTTGGAACATGGCTTAACTGGAAGGATCCTTATATGACCCTTCGTGATGAATACATTGAGGCTGCATGGTGGACACTAAAACAGGCTCATAAGAATGACCTCCTAGATAGGGGTGAGAGAGTGGTTAATTGGTGTCCAAGATGTGAAACTGCTATAGCGGACTCAGAAGTAGAATACGAGAATAAAACGGATCCTTCTGTTTATATCAAATTCAGTTTAAAAGGGGAAAAGGATACTTATGTTGTTATCTGGACCACAACTCCGTGGACAATTCCTTCAAATATTGCTGTGGCTGTACATCCTTCATTTGAATATTCTAAGGTACTTGCAACCTCTTCTGATGGGAAAAAGGAAGTGCTTATTATTGCATCCCAGCTGGTGGAGGATGTGCTCAGAAAAGGCAGATATGCTGATTATGAAGTAATTGAGACCATGCTTGGTGAAGATCTCATCAGGACTGCCTATAAACACCCCCTTGAAGATATTGTTCCAAAACAGGCTGAATTTGAACATAATATCTATCTGGCAGATTTTGTAACTGCTGAAAACACCGGTTGTGTCCATATAGCTCCAGGACATGGAATTGATGACTTTGATGTGGGTGTCAAGAACAATCTTCCAATATTCTGTCCTGTAGGTCCTGATGGCACCTATACAAAAGAAGCAGGTAAGTATGCAGGTCTCAATGTTAAAGATGCAAATCATTCTATACTGGAAGATCTTGAGGAGCGCAGATCCCTTCTTGCAGAAGAATCTATAACTCACCGATATGGTCACTGCTGGAGATGCAAGACCCCTATAATTTATCTTGCTACTGTACAGTGGTTCCTTAAGATCTCTGAGATCAAGGATGATATGCTCTCTGAGATCAAAAAAGTAGAATGGACTCCCGAATGGGCAGGTTCTGCACGATTCAGGGACTGGATAGAAGGTGCTCGTGACTGGTGCATATCCAGACAGAGATATTGGGGAATACCTATTCCTGTATGGAAATGTAAAAACTGTGATTCCATAGAAGTAATTGGGACCAAAGAAGAGCTTCTATCCAGAGCACAGATTGAAGAAGATGTAGAACTTCATCGTCCTTATGTAGATGAGATAATGATCGACTGTGTTTGTGGAGGCCAGATGAAAAGGGTTGAAGACGTTTTTGATGTCTGGTTTGACTCAGCTGTAGCATCCTGGGCAACCCTGAAGTATCCAAAGGAGCAGGAGGAGTTCAGCAAATGGTGGCCGGCAGACTTTATTACTGAAGGTCATGACCAGACAAGAGGTTGGTTCTATTCCCAGCTTGGAGCAAGTATGGTAGCATTTGGAAGAACTCCTTACAAAAGCGTACTTATGCATGGATTTACACTGGACAAGAATGGTAAAAAGATGTCAAAGAGCCTTGGT
Above is a genomic segment from Methanosalsum zhilinae DSM 4017 containing:
- a CDS encoding ZPR1 zinc finger domain-containing protein, with the translated sequence MNTENLSKCNTSEGFDTEINCPLCKKELTAHWQGDNIPYFGEVMYVSARCTCGFRFADTMILTQKEPMRYEINIDNINDLNARVVRSISGTIRIPELGIDVEPGSASEAYVTNVEGVLLRAKEAVESAIRWFEDDEAKSSKGRHIKKCLEDTIEGKRKLTLIIDDPLGNSAIISDKATSRHLSEEESKHLSTGMFIYDANSSEIISKR
- a CDS encoding cell division protein SepF, which encodes MTNFMNKLFGSSSKNATSSEDFTELDLSKYEEVMDDEPAETYIRVAELTNLGDMPSLKKEIYEGNILMIDISNIKGDKLLLDRALKDLKEVVSDVNGDIAGLRDDQVLVTPTGIKIDRSKIVGAKY
- a CDS encoding PUA domain-containing protein, with the translated sequence MGLDTHTVIVDKGAIPHIINGADVMCPGIVNADENIGEGDYVIIKEESHRKPLAIGYALIPGSSMRAGSGKAIKTIHYVGDDLWNINA